The region CGGTTCGCGAACCGGTTCCCTTCCTTGCGCGAGAAGAAGTGGCCCAGCACGCCGCCCGCGAAGCTATACGTCGCGTGCAGGCAGTTCCCGAGGATGGGCCCAATGTGCTCGTCGCCGAGCCGCGCATCCCGCCGCCCGGCGTCGTGACCGTCCTGAAGCACCGACGCCTGAACCCATCGCGGCGTCCCGACGAAGTAGCACATCAGGTCGAGGATATGCGTGCCGAGAACCATCAGGTCCTGCCCGCCGCCCCGGCTGTCCATCTTCCCCAACCCGTGGAGCTCGCGGATCTCGCCGATGGTTCCGTCGGCGATCATGCGCTTCGCTTCGGCGATGAACGGATGCGCGCGCGTCTGGTGCGCGACGGCGATCTTGACGCCGTTCTCGTCGCACGCGCGCACCATCTCGTCGGCTTCCCGCGCCGTTCGCGCCAGTGGCTTCTCGCAGTAGATGCCCTTGACGCCGGACTGTGACGCCGCGATAACCATGTCGCGATGCTGATCGACCCATCGCGGCGCGACGCTCACCAGATCGAGCTTCTCGCGCCGAAGCATCTCGCGGTAGTCGGCGTATCGAGCCTTCGCGGGAACCTTGAGCCGTTCCCCGGCGGCGTTCAGTCCTACCCCGTCCGCATCGGCGACAGCGACGATCTCCGTCTCCGCGACGTCGAGATAGACCGTGTCGAGTCCGTGTCCGTAGTTGCCCCGTCCCGTGT is a window of Candidatus Poribacteria bacterium DNA encoding:
- a CDS encoding Gfo/Idh/MocA family oxidoreductase, which gives rise to MTTYRAGVIGHTGRGNYGHGLDTVYLDVAETEIVAVADADGVGLNAAGERLKVPAKARYADYREMLRREKLDLVSVAPRWVDQHRDMVIAASQSGVKGIYCEKPLARTAREADEMVRACDENGVKIAVAHQTRAHPFIAEAKRMIADGTIGEIRELHGLGKMDSRGGGQDLMVLGTHILDLMCYFVGTPRWVQASVLQDGHDAGRRDARLGDEHIGPILGNCLHATYSFAGGVLGHFFSRKEGNRFANRSMGLHILGSDGILAYRGGYLMHYPHPCWTPAPSDSEWRVVCEPAGHSVESLNAPLVRDLIAAIQEDRDPLSSGRDARWSLEMILGVYAAHRNGRTAFPLVDRDHPLRDWVA